The following coding sequences lie in one Apium graveolens cultivar Ventura chromosome 1, ASM990537v1, whole genome shotgun sequence genomic window:
- the LOC141690702 gene encoding uncharacterized protein LOC141690702, whose product MECNKEEAFRAKLLAEKKMENKDFSGAQKIAMKAQNLFHELENISQLIMVCDVHCSAENKVHGTEMDWYGILKVEPTADDLLIKKQFRKLALSLHPDKNKFSGAVDAFKLIGEAQRVLLDREKRRIHDMKCKHASVKVPDVKCNSASVNGCPKRACRPFNVCKTPASFYSSVELNKQNQQAPKTSQTEPCNIKPTFWTACPFCSTRYQYYRDVLNKTLTCQTCGKPFMGYETNAQGVAPQNKRSQPVSSKQTLGCQQASLKLRTHSKVENSPAKVKVGGISGTGNTWSPEVARGSKLNEKTQ is encoded by the coding sequence ATGGAGTGCAACAAAGAAGAGGCCTTTAGGGCCAAATTACTGGCAGAAAAGAAGATGGAAAACAAGGACTTTTCGGGGGCTCAGAAGATCGCTATGAAGGCCCAGAACTTGTTTCATGAATTGGAGAACATCTCCCAATTGATTATGGTTTGTGATGTCCATTGCTCTGCCGAGAATAAGGTCCATGGAACAGAAATGGACTGGTATGGCATCCTTAAAGTTGAACCTACAGCTGATGATCTACTAATAAAAAAGCAATTCAGAAAGCTTGCTCTTTCTCTTCATCCCGATAAGAATAAGTTTTCCGGAGCTGTTGATGCCTTTAAATTAATTGGGGAAGCTCAGAGAGTGCTTCTGGACCGTGAAAAAAGGAGGATACATGATATGAAATGTAAACATGCTTCAGTAAAGGTCCCTGATGTGAAATGTAACTCTGCTTCAGTAAATGGGTGTCCGAAGCGTGCATGCAGGCCTTTCAATGTTTGTAAAACACCAGCTTCTTTTTATAGTTCTGTAGAACTAAATAAACAAAATCAGCAGGCACCAAAGACTTCTCAAACAGAACCCTGTAACATTAAACCAACTTTCTGGACTGCATGCCCGTTCTGTTCTACAAGGTACCAGTATTACAGAGACGTGCTCAACAAAACTTTGACCTGTCAAACTTGTGGTAAGCCCTTTATGGGCTATGAAACCAATGCTCAAGGAGTAGCACCACAAAACAAGCGGAGTCAGCCAGTATCTTCCAAACAAACACTGGGTTGTCAGCAAGCTTCTTTAAAGTTGAGAACACATAGTAAAGTTGAGAACTCGCCTGCAAAAGTAAAAGTTGGGGGAATTAGTGGCACTGGAAATACATGGTCTCCAGAGGTGGCACGGGGGTCTAAGCTGAACGAAAAAACGCAGTGA